From the genome of Thermomicrobiales bacterium, one region includes:
- a CDS encoding ADP-ribosylglycohydrolase family protein — protein MALDVARSLAAFPDVNMDDMAARFLAWRNSEPKDIGNTTRDALDRMARGVPWDEAGEQAHISRGPRDSAGNGAIMRCAPIAMRFRANPARVRSVSIDVSRITHANPLCTWASVAVDQAIADLLDGAPVDSAITASARGIDDPEVVASIAHAQSATRDETRSGGFVLDTLGAAYWSLSQTDTFEEAVVTAVGLGGDTDTTGAVTGALAGARYGYAAIPERWSSQVQHRNELHELALRLLQSSENR, from the coding sequence ATGGCGCTGGATGTCGCCCGTTCGCTGGCCGCGTTTCCGGACGTGAACATGGACGACATGGCCGCCCGGTTCCTCGCCTGGCGGAACTCGGAGCCGAAGGACATCGGCAACACCACCAGGGACGCGCTCGACCGCATGGCGCGCGGGGTTCCCTGGGACGAGGCTGGCGAGCAAGCGCACATCAGCCGCGGTCCGCGCGATTCGGCCGGCAACGGCGCCATCATGCGCTGCGCTCCGATCGCCATGCGCTTTCGCGCGAATCCCGCACGGGTGCGCTCCGTTTCGATCGATGTCTCCCGTATCACGCATGCGAATCCGCTTTGCACCTGGGCCTCGGTGGCCGTGGACCAGGCAATTGCCGACTTGCTCGATGGGGCGCCCGTCGATTCCGCCATCACCGCTTCGGCGCGCGGCATCGACGACCCGGAGGTGGTCGCCTCCATCGCGCATGCGCAATCGGCAACCCGCGACGAGACGAGGTCGGGTGGATTCGTGCTGGACACGCTCGGCGCGGCCTATTGGTCGCTTTCGCAAACCGACACCTTCGAAGAAGCCGTTGTCACCGCTGTCGGCCTGGGTGGAGACACGGACACGACCGGCGCCGTCACCGGCGCGCTGGCAGGCGCCCGCTACGGATATGCGGCGATTCCAGAACGCTGGAGCTCTCAGGTGCAGCATCGTAACGAGCTCCATGAGCTTGCGCTGCGGCTCCTGCAGTCGAGCGAGAACCGTTAG
- a CDS encoding ADP-ribosylglycohydrolase family protein: MISREDRYLGCLIGLACGDALGGPVEFDTRAQMDERFPDGLREFIGGGWLELFPGKSQTIRRWRWMSPVRWPRFRT, translated from the coding sequence GTGATCTCGCGCGAGGATCGCTATCTCGGCTGTCTCATCGGGCTTGCCTGCGGCGATGCGCTTGGCGGCCCGGTCGAGTTCGATACCCGCGCGCAGATGGACGAACGCTTTCCCGATGGATTGCGTGAATTCATCGGGGGCGGATGGCTCGAACTCTTCCCGGGGAAATCACAGACGATACGCAGATGGCGCTGGATGTCGCCCGTTCGCTGGCCGCGTTTCCGGACGTGA
- a CDS encoding alpha-glucosidase/alpha-galactosidase, which produces MGSPRIALVGAGSAVFARALIRDTFTFPELRGAELRLMDIDPARLADTEAIANRVKQEFGGTGPVTTHTTLPPALADADFVITMFQVGGYEPATVTDFEIPKKYGLRQTIADTLGIGGIMRALRSIPVLNGIAEEMERSCPDALLMNYVNPMAPLVWAVTKATSIETVGLCHSVQGTAAELASFLDVPTEEIDYDCAGINHMAFYTRFERQGEDLYPALRALEKTRQYPAWEAPRFTLMRDFGYFVTESSEHLSEYVPWLIKDGRDDLIDRYNIPLDEYPARCVDQIADWSLMRAALLSDRPDAIAAYQTAKGETLSGNWERKLARERLRDPESERRLRARLLEERLAHQTGHSGEYGTLIIHAMTTGQPSTIWGNVPNAGLIDNLPADCVVEVACNVDQRGLNPQPYGALPPQLASLMTTNINPQRMMVDAALSHSRASVYQAALLDPHTAAELDPEQIRAMVDELIVAHGDLIPELA; this is translated from the coding sequence ATGGGTTCCCCTCGCATCGCCCTCGTCGGCGCCGGCAGCGCGGTCTTTGCCCGCGCGTTGATCCGCGACACGTTCACGTTTCCTGAGCTGCGCGGCGCAGAGCTTCGTTTGATGGACATCGACCCAGCGCGGCTCGCCGATACCGAAGCCATTGCCAATCGGGTGAAGCAGGAATTCGGCGGCACGGGACCGGTGACGACGCACACCACGCTCCCACCTGCATTGGCAGACGCCGACTTCGTCATCACCATGTTCCAGGTGGGCGGATATGAACCGGCCACTGTCACCGATTTCGAGATTCCCAAGAAGTACGGTCTGCGGCAGACGATTGCCGATACGCTCGGTATCGGCGGCATCATGCGCGCGCTGCGCTCGATCCCGGTGCTCAACGGAATCGCCGAAGAGATGGAGCGCTCCTGCCCGGATGCGTTGTTGATGAATTACGTCAACCCGATGGCGCCGCTCGTGTGGGCGGTCACCAAGGCAACCTCGATCGAGACCGTCGGGCTTTGTCACTCAGTGCAAGGAACCGCCGCCGAACTGGCGTCGTTCCTCGATGTCCCCACCGAGGAGATCGACTACGACTGCGCTGGTATCAATCACATGGCCTTCTACACCCGATTCGAACGGCAGGGCGAGGATCTGTACCCTGCGCTCCGCGCATTGGAAAAGACCAGGCAGTATCCGGCCTGGGAAGCCCCACGATTCACACTCATGCGCGACTTCGGCTACTTCGTGACCGAATCGAGCGAGCACCTCAGCGAATACGTGCCCTGGCTCATCAAGGACGGGCGCGACGACCTGATCGACCGATACAACATCCCGCTGGACGAATATCCCGCCCGCTGCGTCGATCAGATCGCCGACTGGTCGCTCATGCGCGCCGCGCTCCTTTCTGATCGTCCAGACGCGATCGCTGCCTATCAAACCGCCAAAGGGGAGACCCTGAGCGGCAATTGGGAGCGCAAACTGGCGCGCGAGCGCTTGCGCGATCCCGAAAGCGAGCGCCGCCTGCGCGCCCGGCTGCTCGAAGAGCGGCTCGCCCACCAGACTGGGCATTCTGGCGAATATGGCACCCTCATCATCCACGCCATGACCACCGGTCAACCCTCGACGATCTGGGGCAATGTTCCAAACGCTGGCCTGATCGACAACCTGCCTGCCGATTGCGTGGTGGAGGTTGCCTGCAACGTCGACCAGCGCGGGCTCAACCCGCAGCCATACGGCGCGCTTCCCCCGCAACTTGCATCATTGATGACGACCAACATCAATCCGCAACGGATGATGGTCGACGCCGCGCTCAGTCACTCGCGCGCGTCTGTCTATCAGGCCGCACTGCTCGATCCGCATACCGCGGCCGAGCTCGACCCGGAACAGATTCGCGCCATGGTCGACGAGCTGATCGTCGCCCACGGCGATCTCATCCCGGAGCTCGCGTGA